The sequence AGCTCAGATGAGAAGTGGCTGCAGTGCGAGTCCGCTACAGAGGGCAGGCTGCCGCTCAGAGACGGAGAATCAAACTCAGAAGAGTTGGTGCTACGCTGCTCCAGGAGCTGAGCATCCATATCCCCCCGTGCCTCATTCGTTTTTGTCTCTCCtttgctgctgctactgctgctgcctCTCTTCCAGAGCTTTCCTTTGCTCCTCTTGCCCCCTGAGGTGGAGGGGATGGAGCAGGGGCAGCAGTTGTGGTCGTGCTGTGAACAGCAGCTGGTGGATGGGCAGGAACATGCTCCGCCGCTTGCCCCTTTAAGGCCGGTGGTGCTGCTGCTACAGCTGGCTTCATCCAGGCTGCTGCTGGCGCTGCAGTGCCTcactttctcttgttttgattCCACATCGGCCTGAACCTCCAAACTGTTATCTCTGCAAAAAATAATCACACACTTTCAGAAAAGCTCTCCTTGGTACGCATATGCTTGAAAATTAAATAGGAATAAAGTAACCAAACAGCCAAATAAGTCCTGAATAACCACTCTTTTGTGGTTGTTTGCTTCAAGCATCTTTGTCTATGAAAGCCAGAAGCTCAGAGCAAAGTAAatactgatgaaaacaaaacaatatctTTCATTCAAGCATTCTGACCACAGGGCGTCTGGGAAAAACACTAGGACAGGGATTTAAAAACAAGGTCAGAAAAGTGTTGCTGCAGTTAGTAGAACAAGTAAACTGTGACTGCTGACCTTTCCAGAGGCATGTAGGCGTTGAGGATGGATCCTGCCATGGCTTTTGTGCTCGCATTGTCACTGATCGTCCCAAGGCTGACAGTGGCAGACTCTCCGCTCAGACTGCAGCGCTCTTTCTGGACATCGGCCTGAACTTCCATTCtgtggaattaaaaaataaacatgagatATGCAATAATAACGGTAGGCCTGTACATGTTTATCTGGGTCTATTACCTGTTGTAGCAGCTTCCTGAGAGGCTGCCTGTGATGCTGGTCCCCGCAAGCGCCGTGGTGCTGGCGTTGTCGCTCATGTTGTCCCGCTGAGTTGAGCTCATGCCGCAGCGCTCCATGTGGCTCCCACTGACACTGAGGCTCAATCCAGTCAGGCCGCCGACGCTCGCTCCGTCTCCAAGACTCGGGTTGTTGAGCCGCGTCTCAGCCACAGAGGTGGTGTCTACAAAGAATTTATAATTTTGAGTCAGGttttgctgacaaaaaagagccTGGGAGATATTTGATGAAGTTACTTAGCTGGAGGGTAAACACCACCTTAAATAGCagaaaatgaaagtgaaactaAAGTCTGTTTATTCCACTTacggtttttctttcttttgtattGATGAAGTAGTTATAAATGTATAAGGATTCCTGACTTCAAcattaaaattaagaaaataataagCAAACAGACAAGTCAAAcatcaaaatagaaaaaagctgagaaaaacacAACGGATAAAAACAGGCAACAACAAAATATAATCTGCATGTCTCTGAAGGGGCTTATCAATGTAATGTAACAGTTATTGTCAGTAATCAGTTGTTGACTTTTCATCCTCAATcccctttttaaaaagacttcacTGACTttgcccgtttcagactgggagcgtgttttgctgcttgcgtgtgccgTGCGTGTCTGCTCCGGCTCCTGCCGGTGCGGCTTTCAAACAGGGCGTGAGTTTGCCGCATGTCAGCCgaatctccctgctctcaaagccctgtccttcttcacaagttttacctgaataaacccCCTACAAGctacttgattcagtgtatagagGAAGTATGTCAGgatttattcaaaacaaaagcaatctGTACAGGTGAAaggagtttctctacagaaatgctAAACTGGCCTTTTAAttagaaaagcacaaaccagaaaagcacttgCTGTGTTTgactttcctgtgacatattctaccagtgtggagacagaaagtctCACTAATAGATCTTTATtgaacaactttatcaaacaggcacatttaagcttgtggccttcattaGGGTATTAAGAAACACAcggtaaacatattctatgtgcatatgtgctacaacaatgtaaatatggctctccatttatcattttcctgtctaatatggtccataGCTGAAGCAGTGCGTGGAAAAAATAGGAGACACTTTGAACCTCTAAACTCTCCGCACCTGAGCTGTGCATATCAGGTGCATGAGACTCGGcgcacatgcaggcagtctgaaagcccggacttgttaacatgcaatcaaactgaaaatccaggCGTGCCACGGTTGAGACGCCCATGTCacactcccagtctgaaacgggatTAGGTCTTGCTGTTATGTGCTGCATGTCAGAGTTCCACAtttttgttcctgctattcCACAGTATTAGATATTTAAATTACAAACGATTATTGACTACTAGATCTTCCGCCTCTGAATCACGATGCATCTAAGAATagaaattttagattttttctccCCCCACCTGTAATAACTACACACAAATGCAATGAAAGACGTAGGTTTAATTATGTGAGCCAAAAGGTGAAAACATGCCAGAACACACGTCTGCTGTTATTTACCAAATAATCAGGCGCTGTTCATGACGTCAAGGGGAGATTGTGACATGAAAATGACACACAACAGTGTCAACAGTGCAGAGTAAATGTTTATAGAGTGTGTTTGCAATATCGCCTCCTCCTGAGTAAAACAGACATGTGATTTCAACAGAGAAGGGAGTAATAAAAGACTGGGAACAGCTTTTGACAGGCATTTATGAACGATTATACCCTCAGTAGAGGAATGCGGTGACTCTGGTAAAAACATCAAACTGTACATGTGTTTCATTATTAGTTGCCACTGTCTGGAAGAGATTATCACCTGTGGCTGCAGCCCCACTGCCTATGTTGTCGTTTTCGTCATCAAACTCAATTCGTACTCCTTTGCCGTTACCGGCTGACACTCCACAGCCCCCGCTCCGGCAAAGAGAGATTGGAACGACTCCGTATACGTAAGCCAGCATGATGGGAACGCCGATACCTGCACagcacaatgaaaaaaataaagcactgGAATTTACACAGGGAGAATTTAGTTTTGAGCTACAAATACAGAGCATATTCCTCAATAGCCCCTTATGAGTAAAGATAGAATAAGACAAGCTACAAAAGGAGCAACAGGACTTAAGGTTTAGGTTAAATCCAGCTGTTCCTTTTGATGCTTTGAAAATGCCAATGTGATACTTTGGTAGAGGAATCATTGTACAATAATGGAAACAACCCTTGAATAATTTTGAAAGTTAACATAAAACAGATGgataaaaattactaaaaattTCTCTCTTACCAACAGTTACTGCGGCCACCACAGGAGACACAATCACAGACAGCGTCACACCACCAGCAATCACCAAGTTCCTCTTGTGTTTTGAGATGTCCTTACCCTCGTAGCGATTATGGATCTgaggaggaaaataaattaCTTCTCTGGAAATATAACTCACAAAATTGGCTTTTCATCTGTCAGAGTGAAACTTCAAATTCCTGATCATTCTGGGGTTAGCGCTCACCTTTCTTCCCACATAGACGGGGATGCCAATGATCATAGCAGGAATAGCGATGCCAGCTATGAGTGCGATGCCCACAGGTGCTCCAACTAGCGTGCCAAGCTGCCAGAGgatctttttctttctgctccAGGGCTTCTTTCCCCAGAAGGTGCAGCCTGATGGACTAAGAGTTTCAACCAGAAGATAAAATGTGAGTGGATGGGTGCATGGCAAGCAATGTTGTAAAGTCCTCTTTACTTTTCAATACCAGGTGTtgtaaaaagataaaatctcTAATTGTAAGCATTTGAAAACATTGAAAAGTAGTGAAGCTCTAAAAAAGGCAGATCTACAGTCAAATCTTCCAGCCAATGCTGCAGCAAGTAAAGGAAATATGGTTGTTGAGTTAAAAGCTTATAGGTGAAAAGAGTGATTGTGGACTTCTGACTTTGCAATGCTTTATCACAAAGttaatacatttatatttgCATCACATTGAGGTTTAAATTCTTGTTTCATAACAACCTTTAAGACTGTCATAACTCCAAGACTACAACTTAAACATGACTAAGGACATAATTGTAActgcaaagcagcaaaaatgctgAATTAATGGTCTTTGTTTTAGAAAGCTACTGAATAAATCAAAAGTCAAATCACTGAAAATTTCTTGAATTAGGATTTGTCACAAGTAAAGACGACCCACTACTttatatgttaaaatatcaacCATCAATATATTCTGAcatacatatttacattttaaatgtatttctaacATTGTAGGGAGACAAACCAAATGCAAAAAAGGAATGGAGACACAACTGATGAGCTTTTTTTCTCCGCAGACCATTCGTCTCACCTCAAATAGTGCAGGTCTGAGATCTCCTTCATGCAGAGCCAGCAGAACTCGCAGCCGCAGACGGCGCACGTCATGTGATTACAGCTTCCATCATTCATCTTGATTATGTAGGCAGCACATCGCGGGCATGGCTTGATGTCGTCACCTTGTTGAGGTTGATGGAGAGAAAGCAAGATATGCAAACAGGTTTTTTTAGGTGACTATTTATAGTCTTGGTTGTATGCAGGGAATTCATCTGTGTAAGAGTATGAGGACACAAAAAAGTGACTGGTATGCAGGTGGTGATTAGGCTTGATACCTGCAGCTCCACTCTCTTGGCTGTAGCTGAGGGAGGAGGACCTGAAACTCCTCAGCCTGAAGGTTTGGGCTCTTTGTTGCCGTGCTGTGTCACATGTCTGGTTTGGGTGCCACAGCTGTTTGCAGTGGTAGCAGAACTCGGTCCCACAGCCCTCACGGCCACAGGTGATCTTTGGGCAGCTGGCACAGCCGAACGCAATGACTGCATatctgaagaaaaacagcatgGTGGTTAGGTTAGCTGGTGTGAATGCATGGGTGTAATACTTCAGAGAAGCACTAGGAGTCAGCAGGGCTGAAATGACATACAAGGAAACAGAATGGAACAAATAAGCTATGTCCACTATACTCCTTTAATTCACATCTTGAGGAGTCCAACAAGTAGAGCAGCATGTATTACATAATCACAggaaattagctttagcaatgatTTCCCCTACAAACtctgtttaaataaatcagtgctGGTATGATCAGTTCTGCATGGCTGCGTGTCACCATAGTATCCCCCATCAATCATTACAACGGTCTGTTTGAGAGCTCATGAAAAGTACATGTCATGACCGAGGCAAAGTCCAACAACTGCTGGGCTTTAAGCATGCAAATCTAACACAGCTTGGAAAACTGGaactttaaaataaaccacAAGTGTTGCAGTCATTTATGTCCAAACACAATAAGTGCCTCAAACAAGCAGTTTTATTACCTGtgaaaatcataaaacaaactATTTACTGACTCAAAATTAAACCTTCTGGTGTGAATAAGTGGAGACGACAACGATCATTTAGATGaaagatcattttaaaaccCATGGAAATGAGAGCAGAGCACCTGGCCTACTAAGATAGTCAGTATATCATCTATGAGAACTTCAATTTAACCCTGGGACTGTTACAACCAAAGTGCTTCCCATTGCAGGGTTATCGTGGGAGCATTAAACACGGGCGataaggaaaaacaaacactggGGCTGACGTCTATGGGAACAATTTGTGACAGATGTACAGTGGAAATCCCTGTGGCAGAAGAATTACGCTGCAGTGTGACTTatcaaaaaagtgtttttaactTACATCAAACCTCTAACGAATTAACTCAAATGCTGGATACACACAAGAATAATTTCATTTGTACACAAACAGCCTGCAGCACAGATCctctcaaaattaaaaaaactggaAGAAACATCAGCTGATGTAGAAACTGCTGGAAATGTTATACACCGCTTTTTATTTACATAGAATAAGATCAATATAAAACTGTATGGACATACTAAAACCAGGTGACACTATAAAGGCTACAACCAGGGTTCCTACATGTTTtagaaaaatcaaatttaagactttttaagacctttaaaaACCTGAACTGAGGAAAAAACTCAgtaccactttttgtgcagtaaatggtcaaaaatgaagaAGCATGAGATTTTTCAGTACACTGGACCAGGAATGAATGTTCTAATTTAATGAACTGTTCATGAAATCTCAAACGTTACAGAGCAAataattttttggtcaaattgaTTACTCCTGGCCCCCTTAATGCCTGTAATCTATGAATTTGACTtatactgatatttatcatGACAAATTTTAGCAGATGTAGTGAGCtgattctaaaaaaaattattgaaatAAAGGTGGGCTGATTTTAAGTGGGCAACCTGGAAGTCCAGACATTAGAGGAGTGGACAACCAAATCCCCTCTGTACTGTTGTAAAGGAGGTAGCCTATTTGATTACAGTGAACCAGATAAAACCAGAAAGGGGTCTGAGGGTCCTCCTCCAGGAAATTTAGAGCAGTGTTGAGTAAAAATTTAGCAGGAAGCAAAGATTATTGACATGACACAAGCATttctgataaaataaataacccaGAGTACAGATGGCCTAGAGGTTAGGTTGTACGTCATGTACCCAGGAAGCCCAGGTTGTTGCTCTCTTCCTGCATTTCATTCCCCACTCATTCATCTCTATTTCCAATTACACCATCCTACCTcgatcaataaaggcataaaaaataaaatctttaaaaaggatTAAATTGAATAAACAAGTCACTTTGTCAAAGCAGATCTTGTATAGTTAAGGTCAATCTTgtaaataatcacatttaaaatcttttaagtAAAGCCTGACACACACAAGACAATCGCGCCAATTTTTCAGCCTGATACCCTCCTTCAGGCAAAGTCAACAATGGTTCAGTCATCTGATAGTTTTTAAGGATTATCTTGAAAGATTTTATTGCGACGTGTGGTGTATTAAGAGTGATCTTTGGCTGTCCAATCTGCTCAAAAGATTGTAAGAGGATCTCCAACACAAgactgtaaatattaaacatattcAATATTTACAATCAGAAATCCTGCTGCTTTGTGGAGACAACATGGAGGACAGCCAAGCAGACATGAGCAGGATTGTTACATGCAACGACAGCCAAGTTGAGCGCtggaggaggaacaacaaataTGGCTATGCCGCATAGTAAACGTCAGGCATTAAGTTAGGACATCAGACAAACAGGAATGTTTGGacaaacacaaatgtttgtacaGCATGTTCTGTAAAACACACCACAACTAAACTGTCAAGGGAGAGAGCTGGACCAAAATTGCTATCCCAATAGATGTAGAAGCTGGCCAAAGGTTAGCCATATTTAGCTTGCTGCGTTTAACAGCGCTAGATTTGGATATTTGAGAGCCAAGACGGACTGTTGGTGAATTAATCTGTTCATGTGTAATGCTGGTCATCTCATTGCACACCGCACACAAAAGAACACAGTTAAATTTGTCATTATACAAAACCATGTGTGGAATTTCTCTCAGTTTTAAAATCCAATAAGGCttccacacactagacgattttaaaatcttaaacacTTTAAACAAGACttggttaaaacctagtatatggctgaccgcaacgATCTGTACCGCAAAAGCGCCGCTGTGGCTCAGTCTAATGACTGCACTAGCAGCCCTTCTAGAGTCATtggctgggacacaacaacccattagctgtatacaacaactaaccctttccctgtaactatcCCAGTGTCATGCCAAAACGAGCAGCAGAAGAGCaacaacattgttttgtgtcacagaaagctttccgtgttgctctcagtgctaactatgatgaagaaatgtgttggtctggctaaggccaAGCTTACGTTCACATAGCAGGCCATAAATACAAGCACAACAAGCAACGCTTTCCCCCTctaactatcacacactcacgGTGAAGCGGTTTGGCAgtagagcaaaaacaccctttctgttacagaaagcttttaatGTTGCTGTCTTCGCTTATTCTAATAAAGAAATGCCCAGTTTTGactaaagtgctgctgtgattaaTTCAGAGCTAATCGCTCCTCGAGCAGCCAGCGTAGCATTTACACAAGTTACCTTTTCCCCTCAACTATCGggtagtcatgccaaagcaggtcagcagaggagttaaaaagcttatagggttgtttttatttattctttgtcatacagaaatgtggcccagctCTGGTGAAACAGAAGCCATGCTTAaactatatctgagtatttagagcagtggaggcagccattagagggctttcagccaagtaaaccccacccatagcgcaactctgtatatgtatggctctagttcacacagtggaggcagccattactgccAGCACTCAGTCcaagcaaacgcaactctgtaTTCTATGGCTTATAAATTAGTGTGTGTCACACACAGAGACATAAAGacaatttcaaacaatttttccaTCTTAAAATCCTCTGTGTGCACACTAGTCAACTCACTAGCCCCACTACCAGACCACTGGAGCCCACACATCTGCCGACCTGCCAACAACCTACAAAAAAAGGTTTCCCAAACACGGGATttcactaacctgacacgccagatggatgtgtaaaacacgatggatgtgtgaaaaccttcaatactaagcgtttgggaaagggcagaggcttaaaaaaaaaaactcaagagtGTGATTGGAagaaggttctgtctgtcacatctttacggtccaatcagagcaacaaaacaagtgacgtaGCCACAACTGAGGTGCGCGtatgcagctaccgaggaaatacgcgaaccatggcgactgtagacatgtcagtacacgacttttgtcgtttttgaaagcaaaacaactcactgctgttctatgttcttcttttaacgaaaaaatgtcttcaagttctgataaaactggcgctttagcagcatccacgctaagctcttccaccatatcGTATTTTCTGGACTATAAGTCACTCCATAGTATAAGTTGTATATGTCAAAAAATGCatcatgaagaagaaaaaaaacatatataagtCGCGCTGGACTGTAAGttgcatttatttagaaattgaCACACCGTTGTCTGTGCTCCGATAGAGAGGCAGTTGCGTTGCATGAAGCGGTAACACCAAGAAGGCCCACCTGCAAAGTCATTTATATTCATCTCCTTGGCAACTACCAGGGTGTGGAGACGCAACTGCACCGTTGACAAGCCTCTCCCGGCAGCATGTTGTTCAAGCACCCATCTGTGGACTcgttcctccagctctggccaTCTTGCTTTCAGCTCGGGgttagctttctttgttttcttcattgcagTAAGAGTAACCTCTACTTTTTGACAGTCCCTCACAAGTTTCTCACTCACtccaaactttctttctgctgctcgATTACcgtttttgttaatttttacaGTGGTACAGGAGCATAAAGCATATAGCATATAGCTGTCACAAGCCTAGAGCGCCCTCTCACGGCTGTAGACAgtaatgtttactccttgtgcatgtcagtcagtatgaattaacattcaaaaacatgttaaattttatatatatattgataTATAAGTCGCACCTGACTATAAGTCGCAGGACcagccaaactatgaaaaaaaaaaagggcgaCTTATAGTCCACAAAATACGGTAATTGcacggcctcttgttgctgcttgcttacatcacaactcactctgccgcgcctgaaagtactgcccctcatcgctgattgatcctgtcactttctaaccggacacaaacggttcagacaggaggtttgcaagatggatttgccagtgagaaacaaggaaacggggtatccatctgctttgcagggttaggATTTCACAGAATCTCACATGATCAAACGTGactagaataaaaataaaaataaacatggatgACCACTGACATCTGCAGCTGTCCTTCCATGACAAACAGTCATGACTTGAATTACAGTTGCAACAAAATCATAGAACAAGGAAAAGAATCTGGataaaatcctggctggaataaGAGTACAGCTGTGTTCATGTTTGTAACCGGTGTAAGGACGTGACGTTTGGCTACTGACACTACCcagtctgcttgctctcattggttgttgtgcgCATTCTGATGGAGGCATTATAACCTAGAATCATAAGTATCAAACATGCTTTATATTAATGATTCAAGTTTGGGAGGCTATGACACAATTTGAAGCAGGAAAGTAAttatgttgacaccacacacttgaggattattcagaTAACTAATCATTTGTGACGAACCTCCACTAGGGATATGCCCCCTGGATTGACAGGGAGGCTAATCTGGCCTCAAATTGTGCTTAAAATCCTGCAGTATGTGGCCAGCCTCTGATTTCACAACATTTTTGGTGTGTGCCAGGCTTGAGTTTCAAAGACAAGTTGATGAATTTGTATTTCCTGTGATGGTTCATGACAAATCTGTCTATCTTTATACTGAACAAATAATTAGGACTTTTAGTCTCAATAAGCAAGATATTTGTGGACTAAAACCTTGGTCGACGCATTTTTATTAAAACCCTTTCTTTG comes from Cheilinus undulatus linkage group 16, ASM1832078v1, whole genome shotgun sequence and encodes:
- the rnf19a gene encoding E3 ubiquitin-protein ligase RNF19A, translated to MSSLHQQHHGSTGSERDIHSAASSVSLPSVKKTPKKRRLSLHSLFGRRRRHDRDPKRKSRPLQAGVDGIVSSEIIQPEALQDKTSSHSALAAVSTSSVSGSSSDLMECPLCLLRHARDRFPDIMTCHHRSCADCLRQYLRIEISESRVNICCPECSERFNPHDIRMILGDRALMEKYEEFMLRRWLVAEPDCRWCPAPDCGYAVIAFGCASCPKITCGREGCGTEFCYHCKQLWHPNQTCDTARQQRAQTFRLRSFRSSSLSYSQESGAAGDDIKPCPRCAAYIIKMNDGSCNHMTCAVCGCEFCWLCMKEISDLHYLSPSGCTFWGKKPWSRKKKILWQLGTLVGAPVGIALIAGIAIPAMIIGIPVYVGRKIHNRYEGKDISKHKRNLVIAGGVTLSVIVSPVVAAVTVGIGVPIMLAYVYGVVPISLCRSGGCGVSAGNGKGVRIEFDDENDNIGSGAAATDTTSVAETRLNNPSLGDGASVGGLTGLSLSVSGSHMERCGMSSTQRDNMSDNASTTALAGTSITGSLSGSCYNRMEVQADVQKERCSLSGESATVSLGTISDNASTKAMAGSILNAYMPLERDNSLEVQADVESKQEKVRHCSASSSLDEASCSSSTTGLKGASGGACSCPSTSCCSQHDHNCCPCSIPSTSGGKRSKGKLWKRGSSSSSSKGETKTNEARGDMDAQLLEQRSTNSSEFDSPSLSGSLPSVADSHCSHFSSELSCSDPETSKPAHAPCSSTTTDPQPHHPAPTAFNDVAITPMPEVEHDRLEHYPPQGSHAAFTHRLLSTSPPASPKEGSSGTFLYISEESRGNMTETDPEDKKIKESTKNAAAHPVSPTRKRCIQTDI